From Mytilus edulis chromosome 8, xbMytEdul2.2, whole genome shotgun sequence, one genomic window encodes:
- the LOC139486868 gene encoding uncharacterized protein: protein MSILFTYLLVFVIIKNVSCGVYFPIFVAFAGNGKSVYDAWRTPSMWNEIPAFYPHIGRRFHLRSRFIDNWGKVRLVKLELFQSNKRVMWMTFNGKNTNSMNWFDKNKLVDSSFKDLAPCSTFNYFSIAGDRLKGILDRKFLINRSYKNCAQDYGWFAIADTIRHCSWEKRGSAPVFIYTRNHSSRNYNLDSDTAETMVISALVDI from the exons atGTCCATATTATTTACATATCTTCTCGTGTTTGTGATTATCAAAAATGTTTCTTGCGGAG tttattttccgATATTTGTGGCATTTGCTGGCAATGGTAAATCTGTGTATGATGCATGGCGGACACCATCCATGTGGAATGAAATTCCTGCATTCTACCCACATATTGGAAGACGTTTCCACCTGAGGAGCAGATTTATAGACAATTGGGGGAAAGTTAGACTA GTTAAATTGGAGCTGTTTCAAAGCAATAAAAGGGTGATGTGGATGACTTTCAATGGTAAAAACACTAACAGCATGAATTGGTTTGATAAGAATAAATTGGTTGACAGCAGTTTTAAAGATTTGGCGCCATGCAGTACATTTAATTACTTTTCCATTGCCGG TGACCGGCTAAAAGGCATTTTAGACAGGAAGTTTCTTATTAATAGAAGTTACAAAAATTGTGCTCAAGACTATGGGTGGTTTGCTATAGCCGATACAATCAGGCATTGTAGCTGGGAAAAGAGAGGGTCCGCACCGGTATTCATTTACACTCGTAACCACTCATCCAGGAATTACAACCTTG ATTCCGATACTGCAGAAACAATGGTTATATCAGCGTTGGTGGATATTTAG